A genomic segment from Thamnophis elegans isolate rThaEle1 chromosome 3, rThaEle1.pri, whole genome shotgun sequence encodes:
- the GAS1 gene encoding growth arrest-specific protein 1, producing the protein MVAAWRGGGRCLRTAPLPRLAALGLRLLVLLLGAASPPPGVHGRRLICWQAMLQCQEEPDCGYAYSQYAEACAPVLMAEGDGFAASAAASSSSNRRRCPSHCISALIQLNHTRRGPALEDCDCDQDEKCRATKRAIEPCLPRTSGGGGGGGGGVGGAGGGVIGCTEARRRCDWDSRCSMALNRYMMSCGKLFNGLRCTQECRAVIRDMLAVPKALLLNDCVCDGLERPICESIKENMARLCFGAEALGPGSSGASDGVSDDYYEEDYEEEPSQPTRNYFDYMGAVADGEVAVPRNPKSGGTVPAAAWALLSLASIFLLLVS; encoded by the coding sequence ATGGTGGCAGCCTGGCGGGGAGGAGGACGATGCCTACGGACCGCGCCGCTCCCGCGACTGGCCGCCTTGGGGCTGAggctgctggtgctgctgctgGGCGCCGCCTCGCCTCCGCCGGGGGTTCACGGCCGGCGCCTGATCTGCTGGCAGGCGATGCTGCAGTGCCAGGAAGAACCGGACTGCGGCTACGCTTACAGCCAGTACGCCGAGGCGTGCGCGCCGGTGCTCATGGCCGAGGGGGACGGCTTTGCCGCCTCTGCGGCGGCGTCCTCCTCCTCCAATAGGCGGCGGTGCCCGAGCCATTGCATTTCGGCGCTCATCCAGCTCAACCACACCAGGCGGGGCCCGGCGCTGGAGGACTGCGACTGCGACCAGGACGAGAAGTGCCGCGCCACCAAGCGCGCTATCGAGCCGTGCTTGCCTCGGACGAGCggcggaggcggaggcggaggcggCGGTGTTGGGGGAGCGGGCGGAGGCGTGATCGGCTGCACGGAGGCGCGGAGGCGCTGCGACTGGGACAGCCGGTGCAGCATGGCTCTCAACCGCTACATGATGTCCTGCGGGAAGCTCTTCAACGGCCTCCGCTGCACCCAGGAGTGCCGGGCCGTCATCAGGGACATGCTGGCCGTGCCCAAGGCGCTGCTGCTCAACGACTGCGTGTGCGACGGGCTGGAGCGGCCCATCTGTGAGTCGATCAAGGAGAACATGGCTCGCTTGTGCTTCGGGGCCGAGGCGCTGGGGCCCGGCAGCAGCGGCGCCTCGGACGGCGTCTCCGACGACTACTACGAAGAAGACTACGAGGAGGAGCCCAGCCAGCCCACCAGAAATTACTTCGACTACATGGGCGCCGTCGCGGACGGCGAGGTGGCTGTCCCGAGGAACCCCAAGAGCGGCGGGACGGTCCCTGCGGCCGCCTGGGCGCTGCTCTCGCTCGCCTCCATTTTTCTGCTGCTGGTCTCCTAG